One window of Triticum dicoccoides isolate Atlit2015 ecotype Zavitan chromosome 5A, WEW_v2.0, whole genome shotgun sequence genomic DNA carries:
- the LOC119297218 gene encoding zinc finger protein CONSTANS-LIKE 5-like: MCPRSNSAFVPPVPKPQQKKWRQEEESGGGRRGSRASRRALTKSEDVRRYSAVERRERIERYRSKRKRRNFQKKITYACRKALADRRRRIQGRFAQAGEEDQKACLAETTDQGSSSSSGSAVPEWWPAMEEALARKEEVDGITKLLRWDHEMLVSYLGLNLSCASDPSNHPST; the protein is encoded by the exons ATGTGTCCCCGGAGCAACTCGGCCTTCGTGCCGCCGGTGCCGAAGCCGCAGCAGAAGAAGTGGCGGCAGGAAGAGGAGTCAGGAGGCGGTCGCAGGGGATCCCGGGCCTCCCGGCGTGCGTTGACGAAGAGCGAGGATGTGCGGAGGTACAGCGCGGTGGAGCGTCGTGAGCGCATCGAGAGATACCGGAGCAAGCGCAAGCGCCGCAACTTCCAAAAGAAGATCACC TACGCTTGCCGGAAGGCGCTCGCGGATAGACGGCGAAGGATCCAGGGGCGCTTCGCACAAGCCGGAGAGGAAGATCAAAAGGCGTGCCTTGCAGAAACGACAGACCAAGGTTCAAGCAGCAGTAGCGGAAGTGCGGTGCCGGAGTGGTGGCCAGCAATGGAGGAGGCGCTGgccaggaaggaggaggtggatggCATCACTAAGCTCCTCCGCTGGGACCATGAGATGCTCGTCTCATACCTCGGCCTGAACCTTTCCTGTGCTAGTGACCCTTCCAATCATCCATCCACCTGA